The Elaeis guineensis isolate ETL-2024a chromosome 13, EG11, whole genome shotgun sequence genome includes a region encoding these proteins:
- the LOC105056413 gene encoding putative clathrin assembly protein At1g14910: MPGPDLKRILARATSDDDVALSETYVWDLASLFSYSPSASQAFALSFTRRFGRTKSWRVAVKCLHLLHRLLRTLPSDHPFHSHLLRSHANAIISLNPCHFRCTSDELTIFVRSYALFLDEALFCLQVTKDPSLPPPETFAKKVEEVDQAVELVSQLQGLLDRAMDCRPLATAGRSSIVRSAMKHIIRDSFMWYATLWPRLMLVLDNLFQMPHRLCIAGLDIYTSAAEQAGRLEEYYDWCKRMSLCGPYEYPLVEKIPQIQVRAMESLVENMWQLTDSSSSSSPVTFSSSPSTLTVSESGSSNCVETLKNAAINVEWEKFEEEEKPLIQFGQECADWEDLLEASVDCSWTWAPLIFDEPKERSQNNGDNGLRKHEANLQEYNPFLDHAHPHAM, translated from the coding sequence ATGCCCGGCCCTGATCTCAAGCGCATCCTTGCCAGGGCCACCTCTGATGATGATGTTGCACTCTCTGAGACATATGTTTGGGACCTTGCCAGCCTCTTCTCCTACTCCCCCTCCGCCTCCCAAGCTTTTGCTCTCAGCTTCACCCGCCGGTTCGGCCGGACCAAGTCCTGGCGCGTCGCCGTCAAATGCCTCCACCTCCTCCACCGCCTCCTCCGCACTCTCCCCTCCGACCACCCTTTCCACTCCCACCTCCTCAGGTCCCATGCAAATGCCATCATTTCCCTCAATCCATGCCATTTCCGCTGCACTTCGGACGAGTTGACCATCTTTGTCCGATCTTACGCTCTCTTCCTTGACGAGGCTTTATTCTGCCTCCAGGTGACTAAAGACCCTTCTCTACCTCCTCCCGAGACCTTTGCAAAGAAGGTGGAGGAGGTCGACCAGGCCGTGGAGCTCGTCTCTCAGCTCCAGGGCTTGTTAGACCGGGCGATGGACTGCCGGCCTTTAGCCACGGCCGGGCGTAGCTCCATCGTCCGGTCTGCCATGAAGCATATCATACGTGATAGCTTCATGTGGTACGCGACACTCTGGCCTAGGCTCATGCTTGTATTGGACAACCTCTTCCAAATGCCTCACCGGCTTTGCATCGCCGGGCTCGACATCTATACGAGCGCCGCCGAGCAAGCCGGCCGCCTCGAGGAGTACTACGATTGGTGCAAGAGGATGAGCCTGTGTGGGCCGTATGAGTACCCTTTGGTGGAGAAGATTCCTCAGATTCAGGTCCGGGCAATGGAATCTTTGGTCGAGAACATGTGGCAGCTGACGGATTCTTCATCGTCGTCATCCCCGGTGACCTTCTCGTCATCTCCGTCAACTCTAACGGTGTCGGAGAGCGGCAGTAGCAATTGTGTAGAAACTCTGAAGAACGCTGCGATTAACGTGGAGTGGGAGAAGTTTGAAGAGGAGGAGAAGCCATTAATTCAATTTGGACAGGAGTGTGCCGACTGGGAGGATCTATTAGAGGCTTCAGTGGATTGCTCTTGGACCTGGGCACCTCTGATCTTTGATGAACCAAaggagagatctcaaaataatgGGGACAATGGACTTAGAAAGCATGAGGCGAACTTGCAGGAATACAATCCTTTCTTAGATCATGCGCACCCCCATGCAATgtaa